The following are from one region of the Osmia bicornis bicornis chromosome 8, iOsmBic2.1, whole genome shotgun sequence genome:
- the LOC114876419 gene encoding arginine/serine-rich protein PNISR-like isoform X1: MSGDMFEGKDYPTQWALNPSAYQNMSNDQVDWAALAQQWIKMKETVVPPAPPPPTINPVCAGTDGSGEAPMDMDTKEDDVPPAPPAPTISGSAEAWSQWNQWGHWNTSGSGAGTWEWTGVPPPGVSIGSDGKPMGIPTVPIVPPAPTISTTSEFNVPPPAAPSLYSYNSVPPTQPYSQVSSYWSGEPPTAIPPQPPPFMKGVRHTNRTGHMRPIDAVRCREDREKTPEEDTTTTIDAAKRRQLPAWIREGLEKMEKEKQKAVERERQEVLRKQEIEARKQAEDEARAVLNPAKSKFDSDSDKETEQDADEGARNQQATEKNFERTPDILLRPRKSRFRDADSPDAHGHTDRSPTTSNLTIPIPKRTREEVLQDVMLKVRRSLTEILLEVTNEEIGSICREVWSRARAKVPAGETPVASLNNMAPLAQITRKLGLGIYGDSNSESEEEQNDHVQAQNNDSDDELIETVKRRQQAFKKTEEEIEARLAEEDEREEQRYEEQYNKQQENHTGNTSCKDTVDEKETVNNQREASETLSSGGQSPQHQIAPPDTAKTNTPSGSADSESSSSESSSSDSSRNSSKKKRSSKARDREYRKRKSKSRSKSRSRKSRSRSSDRGGRKRKSRSRSIKSRKEYRSRSSSNYRSTKKHRSRSRNRKRRRSRSRSCRRSRSSTATRKWSRSRSRGKRKSRSPSRSRRRSRSYSTRRSKSRGRDKRRTRSRSRARDRSRSRSKGRKRSRSYVSRSKRRTRSRSRDHRKSRSRSRQSNHRDGKKSSHHRYRN; encoded by the exons ATGAGCGGAGATATGTTTGAAGGAAAAGATTACCCAACCCAGTGGGCTCTAAATCCTTCCGCTTACCAAAATATGAGTAATGATCAAG TTGATTGGGCAGCATTAGCTCAGCAGTGGATCAAAATGAAAGAAACTGTAGTGCCACCAGCACCACCTCCTCCTACTATTAATCCTGTGTGTGCTGGGACTGATGGGAGCGGAGAAGCTCCTATGGATATGGATACAAAAGAGGATGATGTACCACCAGCACCACCTGCACCCACAATTAGTGGATCAG CTGAAGCTTGGAGTCAGTGGAATCAGTGGGGCCATTGGAATACCTCAGGTTCTGGAGCAGGTACTTGGGAATGGACTGGTGTACCTCCCCCTGGTGTTTCTATAGGTTCTGATGGGAAACCTATGGGAATTCCTACAGTACCTATTGTCCCACCTGCTccaactatatctacaacatcTGAATTTAATGTACCACCTCCAGCAGCACCATCATTGTATTCTTATAATTCAGTACCTCCAACACAACCTTATAGTCag GTGTCTAGTTATTGGTCTGGAGAACCACCCACTGCAATACCCCCTCAACCACCCCCTTTTATGAAAGGAGTTAGACACACAAACAGAACAGGGCATATGAGACCCATAGACGCTGTAAGGTGTCGAGAAGATCGTGAGAAAACGCCTGAAGAAGATACAACTACAACTATAG ACGCGGCAAAACGTAGGCAATTGCCAGCATGGATTAGGGAGGGTTTAGAAAAAatggagaaagaaaaacaaaaagcTGTTGAAAGGGAAAGGCAAGAGGTTCTGAGGAAACAGGAAATAGAAGCTCGAAAACAAGCCGAAGACGAGGCTCGAGCAGTATTGAATCCTGCTAAAAGCAAATTC GACTCTGATTCTGATAAGGAAACAGAGCAGGATGCCGATGAGGGAGCACGTAATCAACAGGCCACCGAGAAAAATTTCGAACGAACCCCGGACATCCTTCTTCGACCACGGAAATCACGGTTTCGCGATGCGGATTCACCAGATGCGCACGGGCATACAGATAGAAGCCCAACCACTTCCAATCTGACTATACCCATACCGAAGCGAACCAGAGAAGAGGTGCTGCAGGACGTG ATGTTAAAGGTTCGGAGATCGCTTACGGAAATTCTTCTGGAGGTAACAAACGAAGAAATTGGTTCTATATGCAGAGAGGTTTGGAGCCGCGCACGTGCCAAAG TCCCTGCAGGAGAGACCCCCGTCGCATCCCTCAACAACATGGCCCCTCTTGCTCAGATCACTCGTAAGCTTG GTCTGGGCATCTATGGCGACAGCAACAGCGAGTCTGAGGAGGAGCAGAACGATCACGTCCAAGCTCAGAACAACGACAGCGACGATGAGCTGATA GAAACGGTGAAACGGCGTCAGCAAGCGTTCAAAAAGACGGAGGAGGAAATCGAGGCGCGTCTGGCCGAGGAGGATGAGAGAGAAGAGCAACGTTACGAGGAGCAGTATAATAAACAACAGGAAAATCATACTGGTAATACAAGCTGCAAGGACACAG TtgatgaaaaagaaacggtAAATAATCAAAGAGAAGCGTCTGAAACTTTGTCGAGCGGCGGACAAAGTCCACAGCATCAAATAGCGCCGCCTGATACGGCAAAGACCAATACTCCATCAGGGTCGGCCGATTCCGAATCTAGCTCGTCCGAGTCGAGCAGCTCTGACTCGAGTCGTAACTCGTCCAAGAAGAAAAGATCGAGCAAAGCTCGTGATCGTGAATATCGAAAAAGGAAATCCAAAAGTAGAAGTAAATCGAGAAGCAGAAAATCACGGTCCCGTTCGTCCGACCGTGGTGGCCGGAAACGCAAGTCAAGGTCTAGATCGATTAAGTCACGTAAAGAATATCGTTCAAGGTCTTCGAGCAATTATAGGTCGACGAAGAAGCACAGATCGAGATCTAGAAATCGTAAACGTCGTAGATCTCGCTCGAGAAGTTGTCGTAGATCTAGATCCAGTACCGCGACCAGGAAATGGTCACGATCGCGTTCCCGGGGAAAGAGGAAGTCTCGTTCTCCTTCTAGAAGTCGAAGAAGAAGTCGTTCCTATTCAACTAGACGAAGTAAATCTCGTGGCAGGGACAAAAGAAGAACACGATCACGATCAAGAGCCAGAGACagatcacgatcacgatcgaAAGGACGAAAACGTTCGCGTTCTTACGTTTCCAGGAGTAAGAGAAGGACTCGATCTAGATCTAGGGATCATAGAAAATCACGATCAAGATCAAGGCAGTCGAATCATCGGGACGGTAAGAAATCGTCGCATCATCGGTACAGGAATTGA
- the LOC114876419 gene encoding arginine/serine-rich protein PNISR-like isoform X2 → MSGDMFEGKDYPTQWALNPSAYQNMSNDQVDWAALAQQWIKMKETVVPPAPPPPTINPVCAGTDGSGEAPMDMDTKEDDVPPAPPAPTISGSAEAWSQWNQWGHWNTSGSGAGTWEWTGVPPPGVSIGSDGKPMGIPTVPIVPPAPTISTTSEFNVPPPAAPSLYSYNSVPPTQPYSQVSSYWSGEPPTAIPPQPPPFMKGVRHTNRTGHMRPIDAVRCREDREKTPEEDTTTTIDAAKRRQLPAWIREGLEKMEKEKQKAVERERQEVLRKQEIEARKQAEDEARAVLNPAKSKFDSDSDKETEQDADEGARNQQATEKNFERTPDILLRPRKSRFRDADSPDAHGHTDRSPTTSNLTIPIPKRTREEVLQDVMLKVRRSLTEILLEVTNEEIGSICREVWSRARAKGLGIYGDSNSESEEEQNDHVQAQNNDSDDELIETVKRRQQAFKKTEEEIEARLAEEDEREEQRYEEQYNKQQENHTGNTSCKDTVDEKETVNNQREASETLSSGGQSPQHQIAPPDTAKTNTPSGSADSESSSSESSSSDSSRNSSKKKRSSKARDREYRKRKSKSRSKSRSRKSRSRSSDRGGRKRKSRSRSIKSRKEYRSRSSSNYRSTKKHRSRSRNRKRRRSRSRSCRRSRSSTATRKWSRSRSRGKRKSRSPSRSRRRSRSYSTRRSKSRGRDKRRTRSRSRARDRSRSRSKGRKRSRSYVSRSKRRTRSRSRDHRKSRSRSRQSNHRDGKKSSHHRYRN, encoded by the exons ATGAGCGGAGATATGTTTGAAGGAAAAGATTACCCAACCCAGTGGGCTCTAAATCCTTCCGCTTACCAAAATATGAGTAATGATCAAG TTGATTGGGCAGCATTAGCTCAGCAGTGGATCAAAATGAAAGAAACTGTAGTGCCACCAGCACCACCTCCTCCTACTATTAATCCTGTGTGTGCTGGGACTGATGGGAGCGGAGAAGCTCCTATGGATATGGATACAAAAGAGGATGATGTACCACCAGCACCACCTGCACCCACAATTAGTGGATCAG CTGAAGCTTGGAGTCAGTGGAATCAGTGGGGCCATTGGAATACCTCAGGTTCTGGAGCAGGTACTTGGGAATGGACTGGTGTACCTCCCCCTGGTGTTTCTATAGGTTCTGATGGGAAACCTATGGGAATTCCTACAGTACCTATTGTCCCACCTGCTccaactatatctacaacatcTGAATTTAATGTACCACCTCCAGCAGCACCATCATTGTATTCTTATAATTCAGTACCTCCAACACAACCTTATAGTCag GTGTCTAGTTATTGGTCTGGAGAACCACCCACTGCAATACCCCCTCAACCACCCCCTTTTATGAAAGGAGTTAGACACACAAACAGAACAGGGCATATGAGACCCATAGACGCTGTAAGGTGTCGAGAAGATCGTGAGAAAACGCCTGAAGAAGATACAACTACAACTATAG ACGCGGCAAAACGTAGGCAATTGCCAGCATGGATTAGGGAGGGTTTAGAAAAAatggagaaagaaaaacaaaaagcTGTTGAAAGGGAAAGGCAAGAGGTTCTGAGGAAACAGGAAATAGAAGCTCGAAAACAAGCCGAAGACGAGGCTCGAGCAGTATTGAATCCTGCTAAAAGCAAATTC GACTCTGATTCTGATAAGGAAACAGAGCAGGATGCCGATGAGGGAGCACGTAATCAACAGGCCACCGAGAAAAATTTCGAACGAACCCCGGACATCCTTCTTCGACCACGGAAATCACGGTTTCGCGATGCGGATTCACCAGATGCGCACGGGCATACAGATAGAAGCCCAACCACTTCCAATCTGACTATACCCATACCGAAGCGAACCAGAGAAGAGGTGCTGCAGGACGTG ATGTTAAAGGTTCGGAGATCGCTTACGGAAATTCTTCTGGAGGTAACAAACGAAGAAATTGGTTCTATATGCAGAGAGGTTTGGAGCCGCGCACGTGCCAAAG GTCTGGGCATCTATGGCGACAGCAACAGCGAGTCTGAGGAGGAGCAGAACGATCACGTCCAAGCTCAGAACAACGACAGCGACGATGAGCTGATA GAAACGGTGAAACGGCGTCAGCAAGCGTTCAAAAAGACGGAGGAGGAAATCGAGGCGCGTCTGGCCGAGGAGGATGAGAGAGAAGAGCAACGTTACGAGGAGCAGTATAATAAACAACAGGAAAATCATACTGGTAATACAAGCTGCAAGGACACAG TtgatgaaaaagaaacggtAAATAATCAAAGAGAAGCGTCTGAAACTTTGTCGAGCGGCGGACAAAGTCCACAGCATCAAATAGCGCCGCCTGATACGGCAAAGACCAATACTCCATCAGGGTCGGCCGATTCCGAATCTAGCTCGTCCGAGTCGAGCAGCTCTGACTCGAGTCGTAACTCGTCCAAGAAGAAAAGATCGAGCAAAGCTCGTGATCGTGAATATCGAAAAAGGAAATCCAAAAGTAGAAGTAAATCGAGAAGCAGAAAATCACGGTCCCGTTCGTCCGACCGTGGTGGCCGGAAACGCAAGTCAAGGTCTAGATCGATTAAGTCACGTAAAGAATATCGTTCAAGGTCTTCGAGCAATTATAGGTCGACGAAGAAGCACAGATCGAGATCTAGAAATCGTAAACGTCGTAGATCTCGCTCGAGAAGTTGTCGTAGATCTAGATCCAGTACCGCGACCAGGAAATGGTCACGATCGCGTTCCCGGGGAAAGAGGAAGTCTCGTTCTCCTTCTAGAAGTCGAAGAAGAAGTCGTTCCTATTCAACTAGACGAAGTAAATCTCGTGGCAGGGACAAAAGAAGAACACGATCACGATCAAGAGCCAGAGACagatcacgatcacgatcgaAAGGACGAAAACGTTCGCGTTCTTACGTTTCCAGGAGTAAGAGAAGGACTCGATCTAGATCTAGGGATCATAGAAAATCACGATCAAGATCAAGGCAGTCGAATCATCGGGACGGTAAGAAATCGTCGCATCATCGGTACAGGAATTGA